GGCGGCGGCGGGACGAGCCCGGCCGCGACCAGCGCCGCCGGCAGCACGAGCTGGTCGCCGAGGTGCGGGTCCACCGCCGCGCCCGCCTCGAGGAAGCGCGCGCAGGCCGCCACCACCTCGTCGGCGGCGCGGTCGGGGGTGTCGCCGCGGTCGCCGAGCGCGCCGAAGCCGGCCCGCGCGCGCTCGAAGTGCGCCACGAGCAGGAGGTGGCTCCCCGCCGAGCGGCGCGCCGGCACCGGGACCCGCGTCGCGTCCGCCGCCACGCCGATGTCGCGCAGCCGCCGCAAGGCGCGCTCGGCGAGGCGCTCGGCGGTCGCGAAGGGCTGCCCCGCCACCATCGCCACCACCTCGACCTCGTCGAGGGTGCCGCGGTGGCGGAGGTCGAGCGGCGGCATGGGGTGGGCGGGCTCGACCACCGCCGCCATCTCGCCCTCCCCCTCCGGATAAAAGCCGGCCGCCTGCAGCGACAGGTCGAAGCGGAAGCCGAGCCGCGCCACCGCCGGCGCCCACACCAGCGCCAGGTCGTGGAAGGTGGGGCTGTGCTGCTGGTGGGTGCCGCCGCGCAGCGTGAGGTGCGACCTGCCGCCGGCGAGCGCGAGCGGCCAGCAGACGGTCTGGAAGAGGAGCGGCGCCGAGCCGGCGGTCCCGAGGTCGAGCACGTGCTCGCCGGGGGCGGCGCGGGCGGTGGGCCGGAAGGCGATGCGCGCCGAGCCGACCTCCGCCCCCTCCACCTCGGCGCCGCACAGCTGCGCCGTCGCCAGCGCGGCCGCCCGGTGCTGCGGGCGCAGGCCGGGCTTGAGCCGGTTCGCCCGCACCCGCTCGATCGAGAACGGCCTGCCGGTGATGGCGGAGAGCGCGAGGGCGGTGCGGAGGATCTGTCCGCCGCCCTCCCCGGCGCTCCCGTCGAGCACGATGTGGGGCTCGGGCATCGGGCGGAGCGTGCTATATCGCGCCCGCCGGCTCAACCTCCGTGTGTAGCCCATCGGGGCCTGTCCAAATGACCGCCGCCCTCGTCGTGTTCGGCGCGACCTACCTGGCCATCGCCGCCGGGCGCGTCCCGTACCTATCGCTCGACCGGCCGTCCGCGGCGCTCCTCGGCGCGGTGCTCATGGTGGCGGCCGGCGTGCTCACCCCGGCGCAGGCGGGCGCGGCCGTGAACGGCGACACGCTCGGCCTGCTCCTCGGGATGATGATGCTCGCCGCCTACCTGACCGAGGCGGGCTTCTTCCGATGGGCGAGCTGGAAGGTCGTCACCTCGGTCCGGACGCCGCGGGCGCTGCTGTGGGGCCTCGTCCTGGCCGCGGGCGGCCTCTCCGCCTTCCTCGTCAACGACACGGTGTGCCTGATGATGACGCCGCTCGTCCTGCGCATCGTCGACGACGCGGAGCTGCCACCCATCCCGTTCCTGCTGGCGGTCGCCTTCGGCTCCAATGCCGGGTCCGTCGCCACCCTGACCGGCAACCCGCAGAACATGATCGTCGGGACGCTCTCCGGGATCTCCTACGCGCGCTTCGCGGCGGCGCTGGCGCTGCCGGCCGCGGCCTCGCTCGTCGCCGTCGCCCTGCTCCTCGAGCGGATGTTCCGCGCCGAGCTCCCGCGCCGCCCGCTGGCCGCCGCCGGGCGCCTCGCGCGGCCCGCGCTCGACGGACCCTTGCTCGCGAAGGCGCTCGGCGCCACCGCGCTCGTGCTGGCGGGGTTCCTCGCCGGGCTGCCGCTCGCGTGGACGGCGCTGGCGGGCGCCGCGCTCTGCACCGCGGTGGGGGGCCGGGCGCCGCGTGAGGCGCTCATGCGCGTCGACTGGCCCCTGCTCGTCTTCTTCGCCGGCCTGTTCGTGGTGGTCGCCGGCGTCGGGCGCTCCGGCGCCGCCGACCGGATGCACGAGGGCATCGCGCCCCTCCTCGGCGCCGGCGCGGCGCGGCAGACGGTCGTCTTCTCGCTCTTCTCGGTGGCCGCCTCGCAGGTGGTCTCCAACGTGCCCTTCGTGCTCCTCGCCGGGCACTGGATCCCTCGCATGGCCGAGCCCGCGCTCCTGTGGCTCGCGACGGCGCTCGCCTCCACCCTGGCCGGAAACCTGACGGTGGTCGGCTCGGTCGCGAACCTCATCGTGCTCGAGCTGG
This Anaeromyxobacter diazotrophicus DNA region includes the following protein-coding sequences:
- a CDS encoding SLC13 family permease, with amino-acid sequence MTAALVVFGATYLAIAAGRVPYLSLDRPSAALLGAVLMVAAGVLTPAQAGAAVNGDTLGLLLGMMMLAAYLTEAGFFRWASWKVVTSVRTPRALLWGLVLAAGGLSAFLVNDTVCLMMTPLVLRIVDDAELPPIPFLLAVAFGSNAGSVATLTGNPQNMIVGTLSGISYARFAAALALPAAASLVAVALLLERMFRAELPRRPLAAAGRLARPALDGPLLAKALGATALVLAGFLAGLPLAWTALAGAALCTAVGGRAPREALMRVDWPLLVFFAGLFVVVAGVGRSGAADRMHEGIAPLLGAGAARQTVVFSLFSVAASQVVSNVPFVLLAGHWIPRMAEPALLWLATALASTLAGNLTVVGSVANLIVLELAGDRGRIGFWRFLRYGSAVTAVTLAISLGILLGERALGWTG
- the rtcA gene encoding RNA 3'-terminal phosphate cyclase, encoding MPEPHIVLDGSAGEGGGQILRTALALSAITGRPFSIERVRANRLKPGLRPQHRAAALATAQLCGAEVEGAEVGSARIAFRPTARAAPGEHVLDLGTAGSAPLLFQTVCWPLALAGGRSHLTLRGGTHQQHSPTFHDLALVWAPAVARLGFRFDLSLQAAGFYPEGEGEMAAVVEPAHPMPPLDLRHRGTLDEVEVVAMVAGQPFATAERLAERALRRLRDIGVAADATRVPVPARRSAGSHLLLVAHFERARAGFGALGDRGDTPDRAADEVVAACARFLEAGAAVDPHLGDQLVLPAALVAAGLVPPPPGIVPATRYTVSEVTQHLLTTVEVVRRFLEVEAAVFGREGEEGEVRIEPPGGGVEVLPLSPAS